A segment of the Lycium ferocissimum isolate CSIRO_LF1 chromosome 10, AGI_CSIRO_Lferr_CH_V1, whole genome shotgun sequence genome:
ACAAACTTCCAAGAATCATGCTTATACTTTTAGTAGTAAAGAGGTGATGAACAAGAATAAAAATTTTTTACCCAACCCACTTATAACCCTGGCTTAGGTGGCCCTATTAAAGATAAAAATGGTGTGAGTTGCCCCCGTCCGTTTATCTGCAACTTTGAGATCTAAAATGCCATTCTAGTGAAATGGTCCAATACAACTTCCCGATAGGGTAGATATCTCTTTGCTACTAAGGCCCATTTGTTTGCAGCATTGAAGACGCTATTAAGTTCATTTGTTTGCATTGTTAAGACAgaagtcttaatcattaagatcttaaaCCCAcaccatgaatttttttttaccacaaGCTCCACACCCAACCCCACGCCTCTACCTCAAtcccaccccaccacccaccctccactccaacccacccccaccccaaccctaCCCCACCACCCAACCTCCACCTCAACCACACCATTCCCCCACGCACCCtccccaccaaccccacccGACCAACCCCTACCCtcccacaccacccaccctcGCTCGCCACGTcccaccccaccaccaaccccacaccacccacccccactctCACTCCCCACTACGCCCACCTCTCACCCCCAACCCCACTTCacaccacccccaccaccacccCTTACCCCAACCATCGACCACCCACCCACTCCTCCACCTCCACTCACCACCCACCACGACTACAAATCATCTCCACCATTACTAGTGAACATAAGtgtttcattttttatcaaataatattttattttattatatttattttttgatatttattattttttagttgaattgtatatttattatgtttaaatgaatacattatgcacattcagatgttgaaaaacaaacagtcttaatcattcagtgttcagaccTAGAGAcatcatcttaatcattcagatgtgcattcaaatttagacgtcttaatcttaatggaAAAAATGAAGCCTAAGCCCTTGTTACaagtctcaaaaaaaaaaaaatgaggcctaAGCCCCTCAGCGAAGCTGGGAGCAAGATGGTATGATTTGCAAGTTTTAGTCCCAATATTAGCAAGAGAATATGTTTTAAATCACTAAGCTGAAAGATGAAGCATATTACTAGACGTAATTAGCATAAAGGAAAAACAGAGGTGATGCAATGTCTCTGGCTTAGGTGGAAAGATAATGAATGGTGTGAGTTGTCCATCTGCTACTGAGAGCTAAATTATTCAGTGAAATGGTACAACAAACCTTACTCCACTGCAGCATTGAGGACAGCATTGTTGCAGAAGAATACTGATAGACCTAGGAGGTAGATCAAAGTGTGTTGCTAAAAACTACTCATGCACAATATGCTGTCATAGTTTGACAAAAATTCTATGCAGTTTCGTTCCAAACAGTAAAACACTCCTGAACAGTTTGATTCATAACTCTCTTTGAGGAAGAGGAGAGCATGCTACATAATTGCAGCATCTATTCGTGTGTATTCACAGTAACAAGCAAAATTAAGATGTTAAAGTCCCATTGCAAAAGGATAATCTTTCGATGCTGGTTTAGCTGACAATCACCCTACTGCAGAAGGTGATGAATGCGAGATCACCTTTCTGGCTAATATATGATAACACACATTAACTACTTGAAATCAATGATGGAAGCAAACGAATATGTCATTCGCGATCCTGAAAAGATCATAGCTTTTTGATGTATTCAGATTCAAATTAATTCAGCCCTCAAGGAAAAGATACCACAATACCAATAGAAGTTGTTAATCGATCCAATTTACAAAACGTTGTGGAACTAGTATTAGGCATCAAAATTACAAATACAGTGAAAAACAGATGTGATGCAAGGTCTCTGGCTTAGGTAGAAAAATAATGAATAGTGTTAACTCTGGCTTAGGTAGAAAAATAATGAATGGTGCTGTGTTGGCCATCTGCTATTAAGATCTAAATTATTCAGTGAAATAATGCAACTTAAACCTTACTCCCCTTCGCAGTATTGAAGACAGCATCGCGGTAGATTGCAGAAGAATACTGATAGACCTAAGGAGGTAGATCATAGTGTCTGTTGCTAAACGCTACTCATGCAGCATAATTCTGCGTCGTTTCTATCTAAAATACTCCTGAACAGTTTGATGCATAACTCTCTTTGAGGAAGAGAGATTCATGCTACATATTGTAGCATCTATGTGTGTGTATTCACACAATAACAAGCAAGAGAAAATGTTAAAGTACCATTCCAAAAGGAAGTTCTTTTACTGCTGGTTTAGCTTACACTCTCCCTAATGCAGAAGGTGAGCAATTGTAGATCACCTTTTTGGTGAATATGATAAGCAACATTAACTGCTTGAATTCAAAGATGAATTACAAAAGTCTGTCCCACTCAAAAGCCTAAAAAGATCACTGCTTATTGATGAATTCATCTCCAAACTAATTCGAATCTCAAGGAAAAGAAACCACACTATCAATAGTAGTTAATATCCATCCAATTGCAGCAAAACATAAATCAATCCCACACTATAAAACCTTGCAAGAACTAGTACTATTAGGCATCAAAATTTACAAATTCTTAACACAATTCATcaccatgtatatataaattacaCAACCCAAAATTCTTACATGTTTGTTTCAAGAAGATGGAAACACATCCTTAACAGCAGAAGCAGCAGTTAAATAATTCAAAGTATTCCTCAAagtctctttttctctcttcaatCTCATAGCAGTATCTTCCAACTCAAGTAACGCTTGTTGTTCCCTTGGTGCTCCTTCAAAAGTACTCCCAACAAAGAACGAAAAAGGCGTTGGAAACAAATTCCTTCTCAAATCCGTTGCTTCTTTCTCACCTTTCCCGTTCAACCTATTAGACAACCTAATCACATCTTTCATATAACTTTCAACTTCATTAGCTAACCCTTCCACGTCATCACCCTCATTACCAGATGGTCTATCCTCAAGCCACGTCACCTCAGCAACTAAATACGGTTTAGACCGTACAAGTTTGTTAACACGGaacctttcttgtcctttacaGATTAAGAAAAACCTGTCGTCGACAAGTCGTTCATGTTTAACGACTTCTCCGACACAACCAACGTCGGATGTACCTGTTGTTGTGTCTGAGTAAATTACGCCGAAACGAAGGTCTGTTTGGAGGAGTGTATGCATCATTATACGGTAACGGAATTCGAAGATTTGAAGTGGAAGGATAGCACCTGGGAAGAGAACTAATGGGAGTGGGAAAAGTGGGAGTTCAACGACGTCGTTTGGGGGATGTGAAGGACCATTTGTGTGGTGTTTTTCAGGGAAGGATGAAGCGGAGCATTGGATGATACGGGTCGGGTTACGCCGGCGACGGAGTAATGATTGacattgaggggtaaaatggtaattgggTTGATGAGTTAAGAAGAGATGATTAGGGTTTAAGTGGGGTTTGTAAGGTGAAGGTAAGATTTGAGGTAAAGCCATAGGGATCTGATAAATATGTATGGGTTGTTGATAAATCAGAACATTgatgaagaagagagaaaaaaagaaaactgaaaACTAAGATGGAAAAAACAAGAATGGTTCTTGATTTAGCGAGATTGTAGTAGTAAGTGAAGTGTGGCAGCATAAATTAATTCTATCCAAATGTAACCTCAAAATATCTATAGTGGGTTTGAGTTATTTGAGTGTGGTGTGAAGATTTACACGTGGAAATATGTTATCTATAGCTTACGTGGCAACTGTGTTTGGTGAATGGATGCTACTGTCTGCCACATCaattttttggattttcatTTTCCATCCTACAAAAACAATCTGATCATCTATACTCCAGTAAAGAAGTTCTATCTTTTcgtctttcttttttaaatagtttaagGAAATAGacaatagtagtagtagtactgTAGTAGTAATAAATTTGCAGTAGTTGTGAATTGTGATGGAGATGGTTTGGTACCAAACTACCAATACCCTATTTGAGAAGAAAGAAGTTGGAAATGGAGTAGTAGATTCGCAATTAGGAAATGAATATACTTGGGGGAATAAAACTACGAAAGGGTTGTGGGGTTTGTGAACCAAAATATCCGCATACAAGTTCCTAATGGAATAATGCACATAACTTTCTGATTTAAGAAAGTTCAGATTTAATTTACTAATTGCATAAATACCCAATTTGTGTCATTACTTAAGTTATcataaaagtttaaaattttcacTGTCTCATGTTTAAGTTTCATTTGGTTGAAGTTGCTTGAATTTCAGTCAcaattcaattatttttgttcGAAGTTCATGCACATATAATTGAAGTTCAGTCATTTTTGCctgaatttgaagcaaaactATATGAACTTCAATCACATAAAATTTTACACACTGCATATATGTTGTTTCTCAAAGCTGAGTTCAgtttaagtattttttaaaatctaaatGCCAATTAAACAATAATGTCAAAATAAGGTATCCATATAAAATTTACATTCACACTTGTTTGATTTGTGGATTGGAAAACCAtctattttgataagaaagCGCTCTTAATTTAGTTCAGTAGAACGTGGGTCTTTAAAACCCGATGTTGTAGGTTTAAATCCTACATAGCGTGATTTTTAAATTCATTCAGTAACTTTCATAACAATCGGAATTTGACCTCCTGTGCCTGTGAATTAAAAGAAAGGAGGAGGTCAATTAAAAAGAGATGTTAATTAATCAAAGGTCCAACTGATCACCACGCTTATACTGTAAATATGCagttacgaataatccaaccAAAATAACAGAAATTAGACCTAACACGTTTTCAAATAGAAAAAACTTTAATCATTTTTACTGAATAATAACTTTTTTGTtgacaaaagaataaaaataatttctaaCTTAATCCAAATCATAAAATTATGACACAATCAAATCAAAACGAATAAAAGTATTGAATTGAATCGTACCACCACGATTAACAGTTTCTTTTGGGGCCTGTGCCAGGGGTAGGGAGTAGAGTGCCACCCCCATTAAATGCTTTTTTAGCTACGACGGGCCATGTCGGGCCATTACTCGATGGTCCAAAATATTTCCCTCCCCTTTATATtgcatttttttgcacggattgcccttcgtttggggtggtctttaaattttcaaatgtggtctttaaattttgcccttcatatttgtgatctttaaattttcccTTGCTTGGAAAGATTATATTCTCGGGTTTcaagcataaaaataaaaaataattttactgAATATGCAATCTTTaagaaaagttaaagttatgccggatccgcataaTGAAAAATCTGCccctaaaaataatttaaactttccttataaggcaaactttttttttggttgaaagtatttattatgaaaaatcaaatcaaaacaaAGTTAAAAGTACATGGTAAAATTCCTACTCTCGCTAacttgtataagtcaaactagGAGCAACTATTACATTAACAGTTTCTTTTACACTTAGCTAGGGGATAGTAGGAAGAGCTCTTTGCCATTTGAAGTTGTTTCGCCTTGGATGAATATGTTGTGCAATCTCTTTAGTCCATCGTAAAAAACGTATTTTGAAACGTAGGCTTTCTCTAAACGGACCCCAATTTCGATTTGTGTCTAGCAATGTGTGAGATCCATGTgatttctatattcttctagtGTACCTACCCATTTACCACAATTTTTGTGATGGaacaaaataaagatgggaaaatatttctGCCTACGCGGTAAGACTAAGTCTAAAATAAACGGCCTTATCAAAGTGTGAAATATGGACAtttataagtcataatacttttccatgtaactttggtatataaaaaatacatatatatgcttcaaggcaaatcGGCTAGTATGCTCGCATAAGTTTTAAACCACAGTTTATGCCCATGGCTTAATGGACAAAACTTTTAAGGCATagtaaaataaaaggaattatcaaaaaaaataatactccatctATTAACAAGGCATAAGTAAGCTAACTTTGGACTAGATtaagcgaaatttaaacttttgcgaatttttttttgtgggggttcgaacctgaaacctatgggatttagcgaagggcaaaatttaaagatttcaaatatgaaaaaatttgTGTGGTAACTATGAGCCTGTTTAGATGGGCTTAAAataagcagcttataagttaGAAATAGCTTATAAGTGAATTGGGATGCTAACTTATTTATTTTCCAAATCGCTTTACTTTAAATCATTGTTAAATGgacccaattattttttttggcttattttatgcacaaaatggctttaaaaTTTGCcggccaaacactcaaaaaagctgctTATAAGGTTCAAACGGGCTCTATTTGGGCCCAAATCAGAACAATGAGTGTTTAACACCACACGCCCATGGCTCCAAAgacaaagtaaaataaaaagaactgacaaaaaataatactccatctattttaatttatgtgaacccatttgactggacacgacatttaagaaagagtgaagatttttgaaacttctggttcaaaataagtcttgaatatttgtgtggctataaatcattcataaagtgaatttgtttccaaattaggaaagaggtcattcattttggcacggactaaaaagaaaataggttcacataaattgaaatagagggagtaattaataaaagggcaaaaaacatatatgtacatagtaAGTGGGTATATTTACGATTTAACATGAtgatacttttcagtttacaaaatatatcaatagatttgttacaaaatctatacgaaaagtaaattaaaaaagtaaataaaacacattaaataaatcgttttccttattttatccacttttctctctccattcaaaattaagagatattgttcccttattttctccaacttttgctcttttatttcatctacttttctcttcccattcaaaattaagagatattgttccctaattttctccaacttttactcaaaaagtCCATTCTAATCGGTAATTTTTatgtacaaagttcatacaccagaagacatatatgtataatttttgtatgcaatatgtataattgtaaaaattattttatactttTTACATATCGAACATGTATAAAAATCGtttgtgtattttgattatgataaagtacatttaacttgtataaaatataatcaaaatatgtataaattttgagaaaatatgtataataaatttgtaattgatacaaaccagattccatacaaaattcatacaccagaaaataagtatatataaatttttctatgcaatatgtataactgtataaattcgttataatttttaagtatgaaatatgtgtaaaagttgtatgtatattttgattacgataaagtacatataaattgtataaaatctgatcaaagtatgtatagattatgagaagtatatatgtataataagtttCCTGATTGATACAAACCATATTCCATACACTAATTCATATCGAATTTATTCACGTTTCATACACATTGTACCTCATATATCTAAATGATATATAGCAAAtttcatacacatttcatacatatattagtttttAACATTTTTGAAAACTGCagtttatataatataatataaagatTTCAAACACACAATGATCACTTATATAAACTATAAAGATTTCAAACACATAATGATCACACATATCTCAAAACGAtataaatcaatttttatatacaattaatacacaggtcaataataaaaaatactttgtaatattggtttgaaaatttattctAGGAGATAAAATGAATTTTAGGTTTGAAAATGGTGTCTATCATAGAAggagagggagagggagagaaagagaattcttttaaaaaagtaGAAGAAGTTGATTGGTAACTATCCTAAAATTAAGCCCACATTTAAAATCagattatttttcttaaaaaaagcctaaaatcgTGGAATCCCATTAAACTAAAATCTGATatactttataattttattggtatattttgtaaataaggaaaagtatccttatattttataatataaagtctttaagtagtattattaggtcattttctcTTAAAAAGAGCTTATATTTAATCTATTTTACGACATCAAAACTAGAAAGGGATTCCGTGTTTCCGAGGCCTATTGCGTGGCCGTTCAGCAGCATTTATCGTTAGTTTGAGCTTGGACGGTTTAGATAATGATCCCAAATAAGGAAGTTCtatcttttcatctttcttttttaaatagtttaagGAAATAGACAATAGCAGTAGTAATGTAGTCTGTAGTAGTAATAAATTTACAGTAGTTGTGATGGAGATGGTTTGGGACCAAACTACCGATCAGAGGCGGATTCAGAATTTGATACTTGTGGGTTTCAACCCATTtcaaacttaaaaaaataaagagataaagCAAAGACCTACAGGTGACCAAGCGATTCGAACCCTTGACCAAACGAAGCAAAGCTTTAAAAAGTTCTTTGTTGCCACTGGACTAACAACACACTTTATTAATGGGTTcccaaataatatttttttatatatttgctGAATACAAATACAAGATCCGCACAAATACATGGGGGATCCCGGGAACCCCCATATAATTAGCTAAATCCGCCCCTGCTACCAATACCCTATTTGAGAAGAAAGAAGTTGGAAATGGAGTAGTAGATTCGCAATTAGGAAATGAACATACTTTTGGGGGAATAAAACTACGAAAGAGTTGTGGGGTTTGTGAACCAAAATATCCGCATACAAGTTCCTAATGGAGTGATGCACATAAATTTCTGATTTAACAAAGTCAGATTTACTAACTGCATAAATATCCAATTTTAGTGTCATTATTTATCATAGAAGTTTAAAATTTTCACTATCACATGTTTCCGTTtcatttggttgaagttgtttGAATTTTAGTCACaatttaattgtttttgcaTGGAGTTCATGCACATATAATTGAAGTTCAGCCATTTTTGCTTGAACTTGAAGCAAAACGATCTGAACTTCAACCACATAAAATTTTACACACCGCATATATGATGTTTCTCAAAGCTGATTTCAGGttaagtatttttaaaaatctaaaTGCCAATTAAACAACAATGTCAAAATAAGGTATCCATAAAAAATTTACATTCACACTTGTTTGATTTGCGGATCGAGAAACCATCTATTCTGATAAGAAAACGTTGTTAGTTTAGTTTGGTAGAACGTAGGTCTTTAAAACCCGATGTCGTAGGTTCAAATCCTACATAGCGTGATTTTAGATTCATTCATTAACTTTCACAACAATCGGAATTTGACCTCCTGTGCTGTGAATTAAAGAAAGGAGGAGGTCAATCAAAAAGAGATGTTAATTAATCAAAGGTTCAACTGATCACCATGTTTATATTGTAAATATGCAATTataaataattcaaccaaaatagCATAAATTAGACCTAACACGATTCCATATAGAAAAAACTTCAATTAATTTTgctgaataatttttttgttgataaaagaataaaaatcaaTTCTAACTTAATTCAAATCATAAAACTACGACACAATCAAATCAAAACGAATAAAATGTTGAATTGAATCGTACCACACGGTTAACACATTCTTTTGGGGCTTGTGCCAGGGGCGGGGAGTAGAGTGCCACATTAAATGCTCTTTTAGCTACGACGGGCCATGTTGGACCATTACGAGATGGGCCAGACGAGCCCAATTACACCTCCCCTTTATATTGTTGGTGACTATTTGGGCCCAAATCAGAACAATAAGTGTTTAACACCACCCCCGCTTCCCCCACGCCCCCGCGGGGGCcctcaaaagaaaaagtaaaaataaaaagaactgacgaaaaataataaataattaaaagagcttatctttttttattttatgacatcAAAACCAGAAAGGAAAAGCCGTGTTTCCGAGGCAAATTGCGTGGCCGTTAAGTATAGCATTTAATTTATCCTAATCCGTAGAATTCTTAAGGTGGTCAGTTTGAGCTTGGTCGGTTTAGATAATGATcccaaataataataaaattttctttaaatcgTGGAAAAATCTAAAGATTAATTGCATGATGATGACAGTTTGCCATTTTTTTATAATCGACGTTTAATTTTAATGTTGACCTTAGAAATCATCAGTCGTAATTGTTTGCGACATTTCATATGCAATGCTGTACTTTTCTGCGTCACAAGTGCAACCTCATGGGTGACGCTAGTCTCTCAAAGAGATTGCAAACAAATTGTGGAGGAGCAATAATTATTTAGAAGTTTTAAATTCCAATATGCATTTGTTTTTAGTTGAAAATGTTTACTCCCATAACATGATTACTATGTAAATTTAAATTAGTCGAATTCAAACAAGTTCATATACctagtgaaaagaaaaataaaaaattccaaGATGTTATTACTTTTTTATTGCGGGCCATTTGAATTAATAACTTTTCACACAGAATATAAttacaataataacatatccaGTATAATTTAATCCGGTAATATTCGAAAACTGCAATCAGCGAGAATTGAACCCGCAACTTTGGATTAAATTTGAATTCCTTGACTGTTGAGTTAAGTTTCTtagtcatatatacatatttatgtaAAAATCTATTAAAATCTCGATAAATATTAGAtttaaaattaaagttgtatttgTACAATAAATTCGAATTTGTCTCTATCTTCTTCTCTTGGGCCTTACCGAACAAAATGTTCACACTATGTGACGCGTTTCCTTAATTCGTAATAAAGTCTAAAACCCCTTACATTTTGGTAATTTACCACCTACCCCTTCCACTATAAAGTCTCTGCTCCTAGAAGGTTCTCTACATTGAGCGTTGGTTTTACGAGAAGCTAAGGACTtgtttggtttttaaatttcTGATTTCCCAAAAAACACTGTGAGAAAATGGCAACTTCATCTGAGGAAGGACAAGTGATTGGCTGCCACAAGGTTGAGGAATGGAAGGAGCACTTCCAGAAGGGCGTGGAAACCAAGAAACTGGTAAAcctttgacttttttttttttttttttttgaaaatggtgaTTTTGTGTTTTGTTACTTTGactttatttgttattttggggtttgggttttgttcaaaatttgattttgaaaaatggGTTCTTGTTGTTTAGATTTATTGTTATgagattttgttgattttttcaGTTATGGCTTGTCGGTGGGTTTGTTTGGTTTTTTCGTATGCTTATCTTAAAGTTTATTGTTTGATTTCAGTTAATATGTTCGCTTATGATTTGCTGGTAGACAGTTCTAATTCCACTCATTTGATTGGCATAATTGTGATCTTGGAACAAATTCTTAGTTAAAGTTGCTGTCTTGCTGATTGGTTGGGGAAAAAATTCAGCTTTTGTTGCTATTTGGGCACCTTGTGGAGAAATATTTTTATGGGGTCAAAAGGTTGTTCGAGTAGGATGTAAAGAAACTGATAAATCGAATATATGCTGAAGATATTACCCAATATAAAGTTGATATGATGCTTACCTTGTTGCTTTTGTGATTGTTTATTgcttaggtttttttttttttttgtgaagatAAACTAATCTAATAGGACTTTTCAGCTGTGTGGGACTTTTGATTTGATATTAGATTCGAACTTAGTATAGGTATTCTTTTTATTAAAACCTTAACTTATATAAGCGGAGCCAAAGTCCCCGCACCAAGGGCGTGGTTTAGTGGTCAATCGATGGTGAGAACTATAGCGAATTCGAGAACTATAGCGAATTCAAAAACTATAAGTGATGCCTAAGTGGTCagaggtgatttcttcccaccTAGGTCTTAGTAGGCAGAGTAATCTGGTACCTCACAAGTTTGACCCCAATACCACCATcataaagataaaaaaaaag
Coding sequences within it:
- the LOC132033175 gene encoding uncharacterized protein LOC132033175, which codes for MALPQILPSPYKPHLNPNHLFLTHQPNYHFTPQCQSLLRRRRNPTRIIQCSASSFPEKHHTNGPSHPPNDVVELPLFPLPLVLFPGAILPLQIFEFRYRIMMHTLLQTDLRFGVIYSDTTTGTSDVGCVGEVVKHERLVDDRFFLICKGQERFRVNKLVRSKPYLVAEVTWLEDRPSGNEGDDVEGLANEVESYMKDVIRLSNRLNGKGEKEATDLRRNLFPTPFSFFVGSTFEGAPREQQALLELEDTAMRLKREKETLRNTLNYLTAASAVKDVFPSS